A portion of the Edaphobacter lichenicola genome contains these proteins:
- a CDS encoding Ig-like domain repeat protein: protein MPGLSRVLLFPLPPVVLLLAVLAPAYAQSPLPAPRSRILQAVDDSHRTILHGNTHPLARAEFDQGALADTTPLRRMVLVLQRSAEQETALQQLIDQQQDKSSSMYHQWLTPDSFGAAFGPSDRDLSAVTAWLSGHGFSNLQVNAGHTLIEFNGTAGMVRSAFRVGMHRYAIQGEEHFANDSDPQIPDALAPVVAGIASLNNFPRKASSHRVGNFRHDVATNRTTPLSEQLSGKALPGFTIDNGSVAAYGVTPYDFATIYNVLPLWNASTPIDGAGQTIAIVGQTDINPADFVNFRKLFSLPLGNTATPTGTEYLNLIYNGPNPGVTGDEGEADIDTQWSAAVAKRATIDYVVSEGTEVTQGTDLSAIYIVNNNLAPVVSYSYGECELFLGTSGNSFYKTLWQQAAAQGITVVLASGDSGSAGCDNAGVIGASAGIAVSGLGSTPYNISVGGTDFYMPQGGDAFWSATNSSATQASAKGYIPESSWNESCTNSVFGTSRIFSGETPEQVCNSATAVVDGLLSVVGGGGGPSSCIQSNGTSPASCRGGYAKPSWQTGVGVPSDGVRDTPDVSLFASSGFFGAFYVVCQQSTNPDGQPCSLGGPTYDFAGYGGTSVASPAFAGILSLVNEKTGSRQGNANYVLYRLASEQAKAGTACSAITGAPAAGCVFNDITTDTTAMPCLKGTPNCTTTHPNDLYGTLSGFNSTPGYDMATGLGSVNAANLVEDWSNASFTASATKLSLSPSTISHGSTVAATVNVISTTGAPTGDVSINALAANGSIQTGTLHDGSYTASLNNFPGGSYSVQAHYAGDGTYASSDSNPVTVTVTPEASITTLTPLLFNPVSGASTPLASGLTYPYGGVVVFGVAVAGSSGQGMATGNVTLTDSGSPLDGGVFRLNSTSNTEDQTRSLAPGKHVISANYSGDASFNASQSPSFSITIVKAQTDSVVQTASGYVSAGATVTLTAQINAQGFAASGLDGFGAAAPSGVMTFTSGSTTLGTSVITQNVFPAASTDTGVAHFTFPANQLSIGNNSITASYSGDANYQPSVSSAAGVYVAGSTLATSTTSLTLSSPSVAPGDPFTFAATVSSGSAQPTGTVTFISDGQAISSQLPLSGGTVSASSKSLAIGLGTHIITAIYSGDANYQASVSAAVPFSISTANSPSTVSVALSDASAVEGTSITVVATIAPASPTPGGTAQLILDGNLYGQPLTVTGVTITLPLLTNTLQSGVHVVQVTYSGDDAHRSTTSIAATLNVFDTAGSFTLSPSTTSTSTSQGKNSGAVTLTVNPTGGFDSPITFACTGGLPSGAVCTFTPATIASIGSEPVTTVLTISSSPSAGQIAAKHNAVSGISRGVGFMLAGMFLFFLPSRNRRWSALTILLLFSSLGVLSGCGRGGVDPNSSLLRPGNYAVTVSATGGSTIQAVIINFTVQ from the coding sequence ATGCCTGGTCTCTCACGAGTTTTGTTGTTCCCCTTGCCCCCTGTCGTTTTGTTGCTTGCTGTCCTTGCTCCGGCATATGCACAGTCTCCGCTACCCGCTCCACGGTCGCGGATTCTCCAAGCCGTTGACGACAGTCACCGCACGATCCTTCACGGCAATACCCACCCTCTGGCGCGTGCTGAGTTCGACCAAGGCGCTCTCGCAGATACCACACCACTTCGCCGCATGGTTCTGGTTCTCCAACGCAGTGCCGAGCAGGAGACCGCGCTGCAACAGCTTATCGATCAGCAGCAGGATAAGAGTTCGTCGATGTATCACCAGTGGCTCACGCCCGATAGCTTCGGTGCCGCGTTCGGCCCATCGGATCGTGACCTCTCTGCAGTCACGGCGTGGCTCTCTGGTCATGGCTTCTCGAATCTGCAGGTCAATGCCGGACACACTCTCATTGAATTCAACGGGACCGCAGGGATGGTGCGTAGTGCCTTTCGTGTCGGCATGCATCGCTACGCGATTCAAGGGGAGGAGCATTTCGCAAACGACTCCGACCCACAGATTCCCGATGCGCTTGCTCCGGTCGTTGCAGGCATTGCATCCCTCAACAACTTTCCACGCAAAGCATCGAGTCACAGGGTAGGTAACTTTCGTCACGATGTGGCGACCAATCGCACGACTCCTCTGTCGGAGCAACTATCGGGGAAGGCTCTTCCGGGCTTCACGATCGATAATGGCAGTGTCGCGGCTTATGGGGTCACTCCATACGACTTCGCCACGATCTATAACGTTCTTCCGCTCTGGAACGCCAGCACGCCGATCGACGGCGCCGGTCAGACGATCGCCATCGTTGGTCAGACTGATATCAATCCGGCCGATTTTGTTAACTTCCGCAAGCTATTCAGCCTACCTCTCGGAAACACTGCGACTCCGACGGGGACTGAGTACCTCAACCTTATCTACAACGGCCCGAACCCGGGGGTGACGGGAGACGAGGGTGAGGCCGACATCGATACACAGTGGTCTGCTGCGGTTGCAAAGAGAGCGACTATCGACTATGTCGTCTCTGAAGGGACCGAGGTGACACAGGGGACGGACCTATCGGCTATCTATATCGTCAATAACAATCTTGCGCCTGTGGTGAGTTATAGCTACGGCGAATGCGAGCTATTTCTGGGTACTTCGGGAAACAGTTTTTACAAGACACTCTGGCAGCAGGCTGCTGCACAGGGCATCACTGTAGTGCTGGCAAGTGGAGACTCCGGATCGGCGGGTTGCGATAATGCCGGTGTCATAGGAGCGAGCGCCGGTATCGCCGTTAGCGGTCTTGGAAGCACGCCCTATAACATCTCTGTCGGCGGCACTGACTTCTATATGCCACAGGGAGGTGATGCCTTCTGGAGCGCCACGAATAGCTCTGCCACGCAAGCTTCGGCCAAAGGTTATATCCCCGAATCTTCCTGGAATGAGAGCTGCACCAACAGTGTATTCGGCACATCCCGCATCTTTTCCGGCGAGACGCCCGAACAGGTTTGTAACAGTGCGACTGCTGTCGTCGATGGTCTCCTCAGCGTAGTTGGTGGCGGCGGCGGGCCTAGCTCCTGCATTCAGTCCAATGGCACATCTCCCGCAAGTTGCAGAGGCGGGTACGCCAAGCCATCATGGCAGACTGGCGTTGGCGTTCCGTCTGACGGCGTTCGCGATACTCCCGACGTTTCTTTGTTTGCCAGCTCAGGTTTCTTCGGGGCCTTCTATGTGGTCTGCCAACAGAGTACGAATCCCGACGGCCAGCCCTGTAGTCTCGGTGGTCCGACGTACGATTTTGCAGGCTACGGCGGGACCTCAGTCGCGTCCCCTGCATTTGCTGGCATCTTGTCCCTGGTCAATGAGAAGACGGGAAGCCGTCAGGGCAATGCGAACTATGTTCTCTATCGTCTGGCCAGCGAGCAGGCCAAGGCAGGCACGGCTTGTAGCGCTATCACCGGAGCTCCAGCCGCTGGGTGCGTCTTTAACGACATCACGACGGATACGACCGCGATGCCCTGTCTCAAGGGCACTCCGAATTGCACCACGACTCATCCAAACGATCTCTACGGCACACTCTCAGGTTTCAACAGCACCCCTGGCTACGATATGGCGACAGGATTGGGGAGTGTCAACGCTGCGAACCTCGTCGAAGACTGGTCGAACGCCAGCTTCACGGCTAGTGCGACGAAGCTTTCGCTCTCTCCCTCCACGATCTCGCATGGGAGCACCGTGGCGGCTACGGTCAACGTGATCTCTACCACCGGTGCGCCGACCGGGGACGTCTCCATCAATGCGTTAGCGGCCAATGGTTCCATACAAACCGGCACGCTGCACGACGGCAGCTATACTGCGTCGCTCAATAATTTTCCTGGAGGCTCTTATTCGGTTCAGGCTCACTATGCCGGAGACGGCACTTATGCATCCAGCGATTCAAATCCCGTCACTGTGACGGTAACTCCAGAGGCCAGCATCACAACGCTTACGCCTCTGCTCTTCAACCCAGTCTCAGGAGCTAGTACGCCATTGGCGTCGGGCTTGACGTATCCGTATGGCGGTGTCGTTGTCTTTGGAGTCGCTGTGGCCGGTAGTTCAGGGCAGGGAATGGCTACCGGCAACGTCACTCTCACTGACTCGGGTAGCCCGCTTGATGGCGGTGTCTTTCGCCTTAACTCGACTTCGAATACCGAAGATCAGACCCGTTCGCTTGCGCCCGGAAAGCACGTCATCTCTGCAAACTACTCTGGCGACGCCAGTTTCAATGCGAGCCAATCGCCTTCGTTCTCTATCACGATCGTCAAAGCCCAGACGGACAGCGTTGTTCAGACTGCCTCTGGATACGTCTCTGCCGGAGCGACCGTCACGCTCACCGCTCAAATCAATGCGCAAGGCTTTGCGGCCAGCGGCCTGGATGGTTTCGGCGCTGCCGCGCCAAGTGGTGTAATGACTTTTACCTCCGGAAGTACGACGCTTGGGACTTCAGTTATCACGCAAAATGTCTTTCCCGCTGCTTCAACCGACACGGGTGTCGCTCACTTCACTTTTCCTGCGAATCAACTATCAATCGGAAACAACTCAATCACTGCCAGTTATTCCGGCGACGCCAACTATCAACCCTCCGTCTCTTCGGCGGCGGGCGTTTACGTTGCTGGCTCAACACTTGCCACCAGCACCACTTCTCTCACTCTATCGAGCCCTTCCGTAGCGCCGGGAGATCCTTTCACCTTCGCGGCAACCGTTTCGTCCGGGAGCGCCCAACCCACGGGCACAGTCACCTTTATCAGCGATGGTCAAGCGATAAGCAGTCAACTCCCGCTCTCGGGCGGTACCGTCAGCGCATCGAGCAAATCTCTCGCGATCGGACTTGGTACGCATATCATCACTGCAATTTACTCCGGGGATGCAAACTACCAGGCTTCGGTCTCCGCTGCTGTTCCTTTCAGTATCAGCACTGCGAATTCACCCAGCACCGTGTCGGTCGCACTCTCCGATGCAAGTGCTGTCGAAGGAACCAGCATCACCGTCGTTGCGACGATCGCGCCTGCTTCTCCCACGCCGGGTGGCACGGCACAGTTGATACTCGATGGCAATCTTTATGGCCAGCCACTGACGGTAACCGGCGTTACCATCACTCTTCCGCTGCTGACCAACACGCTCCAGTCCGGGGTTCACGTCGTACAGGTCACTTACTCGGGCGACGATGCGCATAGGTCAACTACGTCGATTGCGGCCACTCTTAACGTCTTCGACACGGCAGGGAGCTTCACCCTGTCGCCATCCACCACATCTACCAGTACATCGCAAGGCAAAAACTCTGGGGCTGTTACTCTAACCGTGAATCCCACTGGCGGCTTTGATTCGCCCATCACCTTTGCCTGCACTGGTGGGTTGCCTTCGGGAGCTGTTTGCACCTTTACCCCTGCCACGATCGCATCCATTGGTTCAGAGCCGGTAACCACCGTTCTGACAATCTCATCCTCTCCCTCCGCTGGTCAGATCGCCGCCAAACACAATGCTGTCTCAGGCATCTCTCGAGGCGTCGGATTCATGTTGGCAGGGATGTTCCTGTTCTTCCTCCCTAGCCGCAATCGTCGATGGAGCGCGCTGACGATCCTTCTCCTGTTCTCTTCTTTGGGAGTTCTCAGTGGTTGCGGCCGAGGTGGAGTCGACCCGAACTCAAGCCTTCTTCGTCCGGGGAACTACGCCGTCACTGTAAGTGCAACTGGCGGTTCAACCATCCAGGCTGTAATCATCAACTTCACCGTTCAGTAG
- a CDS encoding protease pro-enzyme activation domain-containing protein produces MRSRFLASLTLPVVLFAASMSTIAHAAVRDRIAGTINSGSRVAMPGMIMARAKNSTDLGLAPANTKLNSLSLHFSMTAAQQADLTQLLAAQLNPSSPSYHQWLTPEQFGARFGLSSADLAKVSSWLTSQGFTITSVARSSTSISFTGTVAQAQTAFGTTIHSLSYNGEQHISNITDPVVPSAIASVVGVVNGLNDFKLKPRSRARHASAIDPSQPLYTQTANGTTSHYISPADLYTIYDFNPLPTSSTPAGGTGVTIAVMGQTDLSANPDPNITQFRAAAGLPAINLQLQLVGPDPGLSTADIDEAHIDIEWSGAAAPGAKIIYVFSDDVFTSLDSAVTNKVAPIITISYGNCESGWGTAMLASNNLILEQANAQGQTIMSSSGDSGSTDCDVTGLATEGLNVDFPASSPYATAAGGTMFSGDLNTPANYWNNNNGSSGGSALSYIPEQPWNETTPTAGLGDSAGNGGGAGGGGASAFFAKPAWQVGTGVPNDSARDLPDFSLNAAAEHDGYLVCSSGDSTTTAEPTCTNGFLSSSGVPNVFGGTSFVAPTFAGILALVEQKLGNTTGLGNIGPTLYGFLNGPTYSSVFHDINSGSNSVPCTQGTLNCPNGGSIGYNAGTGYDQASGIGSIDVNQLINGWSSVTPTGSGSTIGAGITTTALTTSSQICAVSASSSLTLSVTVSGSISGTTPTGTVQFFVDNVAIVGGSMQLSSGTATYPLSLSSLSSGGHTISAVYSGDGNYAGSKGTLLAPANLSGVVVVQGQGSFPLYPNGAFASVDIVSGTKPDFSITNSSSTTPCGATATVLPGATASGITFVITPFNGFQGTVNLTATNQDGMLATTSFTVSPVSITTSSGVNTSFVVQASQPATAKLSKPRMTPSGRLPWYAAGSGATLAGLLLLTLPRRRRWTALLAVVLSAAALTTFGCGGSSTSNTGGGGSGGGTTPVNDAAPGTYTFTITATTSTGLVHSIQAAYTVQ; encoded by the coding sequence ATGCGCAGCCGTTTTCTCGCTTCACTGACTCTTCCCGTCGTCCTCTTTGCTGCATCGATGAGCACTATCGCCCATGCCGCCGTCCGCGACCGGATCGCCGGCACGATCAACAGTGGAAGTCGCGTTGCCATGCCTGGGATGATCATGGCGCGCGCTAAGAACTCAACGGATCTGGGCCTGGCGCCAGCCAATACGAAATTAAATTCGTTGTCGTTGCATTTCAGTATGACTGCGGCCCAGCAGGCAGATCTGACGCAGCTTCTGGCTGCACAGCTGAACCCCAGTTCGCCAAGTTATCACCAGTGGCTGACTCCAGAGCAGTTTGGGGCGCGGTTTGGACTGAGTAGCGCCGACCTCGCTAAGGTTTCGTCGTGGCTTACCAGCCAGGGGTTCACCATCACGAGTGTTGCTCGCAGCTCCACCTCTATCAGCTTCACCGGTACAGTGGCGCAGGCGCAGACTGCGTTTGGCACTACCATTCATAGCTTGTCTTATAACGGTGAGCAGCACATCTCGAACATTACGGATCCGGTCGTGCCGTCGGCCATTGCGAGCGTTGTGGGTGTCGTGAACGGGTTGAATGACTTCAAGCTCAAACCGCGCTCCCGTGCGCGTCACGCCTCAGCGATCGACCCGTCGCAGCCGCTCTACACGCAGACTGCCAACGGAACCACCAGTCATTACATCTCGCCAGCCGATTTGTACACAATCTATGACTTCAATCCCTTACCGACTTCTTCAACACCGGCAGGCGGGACGGGAGTTACGATTGCAGTCATGGGGCAGACCGATCTTTCGGCGAATCCGGACCCCAACATCACCCAGTTCCGCGCGGCGGCTGGCCTTCCGGCTATCAATCTCCAACTCCAACTTGTGGGGCCTGATCCTGGGCTCTCAACCGCCGATATCGATGAGGCCCACATCGATATTGAGTGGTCAGGCGCCGCCGCTCCGGGAGCTAAGATCATCTACGTCTTCAGCGACGATGTCTTTACTTCTCTGGACTCTGCTGTAACCAACAAAGTAGCTCCAATCATCACGATCAGCTACGGCAATTGCGAGAGTGGATGGGGCACCGCAATGCTCGCCAGCAACAATTTGATTCTGGAGCAGGCGAATGCACAGGGTCAGACCATCATGAGTTCTTCGGGTGACTCTGGTTCTACTGACTGCGATGTAACCGGTCTTGCTACCGAGGGGCTCAACGTAGACTTTCCTGCCAGTTCACCCTATGCGACAGCCGCCGGCGGAACAATGTTCAGCGGCGACCTGAATACACCAGCCAACTATTGGAACAACAATAATGGCTCCAGTGGAGGATCCGCTCTATCTTATATTCCTGAGCAGCCGTGGAATGAAACGACTCCAACTGCTGGCCTTGGTGACAGTGCCGGCAATGGCGGGGGTGCAGGTGGTGGTGGCGCCAGCGCATTCTTTGCCAAACCTGCATGGCAGGTAGGCACAGGAGTCCCCAACGACTCGGCTCGAGATCTGCCAGACTTTTCACTGAACGCGGCGGCTGAGCATGACGGCTATCTGGTTTGCAGCTCGGGTGACAGCACCACCACTGCGGAGCCCACATGCACGAACGGCTTCCTTTCCTCAAGCGGAGTGCCGAACGTCTTTGGTGGTACCTCGTTCGTGGCGCCCACTTTTGCGGGTATTCTTGCCCTCGTCGAGCAGAAGCTCGGCAACACCACTGGCCTTGGCAACATCGGGCCAACGCTGTACGGCTTCCTGAACGGACCGACATATTCCAGCGTCTTCCACGACATTAATTCTGGCAGCAACTCTGTTCCATGCACGCAGGGAACATTGAACTGCCCGAATGGTGGCTCGATTGGTTACAACGCAGGTACTGGATACGACCAGGCTTCAGGTATTGGCAGTATCGATGTCAACCAGCTCATCAACGGCTGGAGCTCGGTAACTCCAACCGGTTCAGGCAGCACGATCGGGGCAGGCATCACGACCACAGCACTTACGACCAGCAGCCAAATCTGCGCGGTCTCTGCCTCGAGCAGTCTCACGCTCAGCGTTACGGTGTCGGGTTCTATCTCAGGGACAACACCCACAGGGACGGTTCAGTTCTTCGTTGATAACGTAGCTATTGTCGGTGGTTCGATGCAGTTGTCCAGCGGCACTGCGACCTATCCCCTGTCCCTGTCGTCGCTCTCTTCGGGTGGTCACACTATCAGCGCGGTTTATTCTGGCGATGGCAACTACGCGGGATCAAAGGGAACTCTTCTCGCACCGGCTAATCTCAGCGGAGTCGTCGTTGTTCAGGGTCAAGGCAGCTTCCCGCTCTACCCTAACGGCGCATTCGCATCGGTCGACATCGTCTCAGGAACGAAGCCAGATTTTTCCATCACCAACAGCTCGTCCACTACTCCATGTGGTGCAACGGCGACTGTTCTACCCGGCGCTACGGCTTCTGGAATCACGTTCGTTATCACACCGTTCAACGGGTTTCAGGGGACGGTCAACCTGACTGCCACGAACCAGGACGGGATGCTAGCAACGACAAGCTTCACAGTCTCGCCCGTGAGTATTACGACTTCTTCTGGAGTCAACACATCCTTTGTTGTGCAGGCCTCTCAGCCGGCAACTGCGAAACTTAGCAAGCCCCGAATGACTCCATCGGGCCGATTGCCTTGGTATGCCGCCGGCTCCGGCGCTACGCTCGCCGGGTTGCTTCTTCTAACACTTCCACGTCGCCGTCGATGGACGGCACTTCTCGCAGTGGTGCTCTCCGCTGCGGCTTTGACCACATTCGGCTGCGGAGGTTCAAGCACTTCGAATACCGGTGGAGGCGGGAGCGGCGGCGGTACGACTCCAGTCAACGATGCAGCTCCGGGAACCTATACCTTTACGATTACCGCAACGACCAGCACAGGGTTGGTTCACAGCATACAGGCGGCGTACACCGTTCAGTAA
- a CDS encoding acyl-CoA dehydrogenase family protein encodes MATMTTPDPTTASRIAGGSFLISDPTPADCFFPEDFTDEQKQIAETTANFAVNEIMPASDAIEAKDFSVTKRLLKEAAELGLTAIDIPEEYGGLEMDKASSAIVAENISKQASFSVAFSAHTGIGTLPLVWYGNAEQKKKYLPKIASGEIVSAYALSESTSGSDAVNAKTKAVLSADGATYTLNGEKMWISNAGFADLFTVFAKCAIPDGPDAGKEKLTAFLIERGTPGFTQGKEEHKLGIRGSSTCPLILTDCVIPAGNLLGEVGKGHHIAFNILNVGRYKLGNAAIGGGRMALNNGIRYAIDRKAFGKSISEFGLIQEKIANCATGIFVGGAVCYRTVGLIDRALAGVDKNDTKEIQKRIEDYAVECSIVKVWASEMLDMVVDETLQIFAGYGYVEEYPAERAYRDARINRIFEGTNEINRLIITGWLMKSAMSGKLALMPAIKKLMDEVMSGPSEKVEREGPLADELNLLSNAKKLTLFVAGAATQKYMTQIADEQEVMGAIADMIIEVFAMESAILRAEKIASAQGSEGSSIAVAMARIYADKAMSTIELAARKVIAAVAEGDMLRTQLTILRRLSKHDSADTISLRRQVARHVIKAGKYSL; translated from the coding sequence ATGGCAACGATGACTACACCTGACCCGACTACTGCTTCCCGCATTGCGGGTGGCAGCTTCCTTATCAGCGATCCGACGCCTGCAGACTGTTTCTTTCCGGAGGATTTTACCGACGAGCAGAAGCAGATTGCGGAGACGACTGCGAACTTTGCCGTCAACGAGATTATGCCGGCGTCTGATGCGATTGAGGCGAAGGACTTCTCGGTGACGAAGCGTTTGCTGAAGGAGGCGGCGGAGCTTGGGCTTACCGCGATCGATATTCCTGAGGAGTACGGCGGGTTGGAGATGGACAAGGCGTCTTCGGCTATCGTTGCTGAGAACATCTCGAAGCAGGCCAGTTTCTCGGTTGCGTTCTCTGCGCATACGGGCATTGGGACGCTGCCGTTGGTGTGGTACGGCAACGCGGAACAGAAGAAGAAGTATCTGCCGAAGATTGCGTCGGGCGAGATTGTTTCCGCCTATGCGCTGTCGGAGTCGACCAGCGGGTCGGATGCGGTGAATGCCAAAACAAAGGCTGTGCTCTCTGCCGATGGAGCGACGTACACGCTGAACGGCGAGAAGATGTGGATCTCGAATGCGGGATTTGCGGATCTGTTTACAGTGTTCGCGAAGTGCGCGATTCCAGATGGACCGGATGCGGGGAAGGAGAAGCTGACGGCGTTTCTGATCGAGCGCGGAACGCCTGGTTTTACGCAAGGGAAGGAAGAGCACAAGCTTGGCATTCGCGGCAGTTCGACCTGCCCGCTGATCCTGACTGACTGTGTGATTCCCGCCGGCAATCTGCTTGGTGAGGTGGGTAAGGGACATCATATTGCGTTCAATATTTTGAATGTGGGCCGTTACAAGTTGGGCAATGCGGCGATTGGCGGAGGACGAATGGCGTTGAATAACGGGATTCGTTATGCGATCGATCGTAAGGCGTTTGGTAAATCTATCTCTGAGTTTGGGTTGATCCAGGAGAAAATCGCGAACTGCGCTACCGGGATCTTTGTCGGTGGTGCGGTCTGTTATCGCACGGTTGGACTCATTGATCGGGCCCTTGCCGGTGTCGACAAGAACGATACGAAGGAGATTCAAAAGCGTATTGAGGATTACGCGGTTGAGTGTTCGATTGTGAAGGTGTGGGCGAGCGAGATGCTCGACATGGTCGTCGATGAGACGCTGCAGATCTTTGCCGGATATGGCTACGTCGAGGAGTATCCGGCTGAGCGCGCTTACCGGGATGCTCGTATCAATCGAATATTCGAGGGGACAAACGAGATCAATCGCCTCATCATTACGGGCTGGCTGATGAAGTCGGCGATGAGCGGCAAGCTGGCTCTGATGCCCGCAATCAAGAAGTTGATGGATGAGGTGATGTCAGGGCCAAGCGAGAAGGTGGAGCGCGAGGGACCGCTGGCTGACGAGCTTAATCTTCTCTCCAACGCGAAGAAGCTAACGTTGTTTGTCGCTGGGGCGGCGACGCAGAAGTACATGACCCAGATCGCCGATGAGCAAGAGGTGATGGGAGCGATTGCCGATATGATCATCGAGGTGTTTGCGATGGAGAGCGCGATTCTGCGCGCGGAGAAGATTGCGTCTGCGCAGGGAAGTGAAGGCTCCTCGATAGCAGTGGCCATGGCGCGCATCTATGCCGACAAGGCGATGTCCACGATTGAGTTGGCGGCGCGCAAGGTCATTGCAGCGGTCGCCGAAGGCGATATGTTGCGGACCCAGCTTACGATTCTTCGCCGTCTCTCCAAGCACGATTCGGCTGACACCATTAGCCTGCGGCGCCAGGTGGCACGCCATGTGATTAAGGCGGGGAAGTACAGCCTGTAA
- a CDS encoding acetyl-CoA C-acyltransferase: MKEVIIASAVRTAVGKAPRGTLRSTRPDDLAAFAISGALERVPRLDKSEIEDVILGCAMPEAEQGMNVAKIASFRAGLPVTTAGMTINRYCASGLQSIALAADRIRGGSADVIVAGGTESMSYVPFGGNKISVNPWLVENYPGSYMSMGLTAERVATHYGITREQMDQFSYESHQKALAAIAANKFEDEIVAVTVTNSAPNEKGKAKSVESTFKQDEGPRADTSLEALAKLKPVFHAKGTVTAGNSSQTSDGAAAAVVMSAERAAQLGIKSMGKFIAFAYAGCDPEEMGIGPIHAIPKVLKMAGLSLEDIDLFELNEAFAAQSLAVLKVLGIDAAKVNVNGGAIALGHPLGCTGAKLTATLLREMPRRKAKYGIVTMCVGGGMGAAGIYEAAN, encoded by the coding sequence ATGAAAGAAGTGATCATTGCATCCGCCGTTCGTACCGCAGTTGGCAAGGCCCCTCGGGGAACGCTTCGATCTACTCGTCCAGATGATCTCGCTGCGTTCGCCATCAGCGGGGCTTTGGAGCGTGTGCCGCGGCTCGATAAGTCGGAGATTGAAGATGTAATTCTGGGCTGCGCGATGCCTGAGGCAGAGCAGGGAATGAATGTGGCCAAGATTGCCAGCTTCCGTGCTGGTTTGCCGGTGACGACGGCTGGGATGACGATCAATCGGTACTGCGCTTCGGGGCTGCAGTCGATTGCGTTGGCAGCGGATCGGATTCGTGGTGGATCTGCGGACGTGATTGTGGCCGGTGGTACGGAGAGCATGTCGTATGTTCCGTTTGGCGGCAACAAGATATCGGTAAATCCGTGGCTGGTGGAGAACTATCCGGGGTCATATATGTCAATGGGGCTTACGGCGGAGCGGGTTGCGACGCACTACGGCATCACTCGTGAGCAGATGGATCAGTTTTCCTATGAGAGTCATCAGAAGGCTCTTGCCGCAATCGCTGCGAATAAGTTTGAGGATGAGATTGTTGCGGTAACGGTTACAAACTCTGCCCCGAATGAAAAAGGGAAGGCTAAGTCGGTCGAGTCGACCTTCAAACAGGATGAGGGGCCGCGCGCCGATACCTCTCTCGAGGCGCTGGCTAAGCTGAAGCCGGTATTTCATGCGAAGGGAACAGTGACAGCGGGGAACTCCAGCCAGACTTCGGATGGGGCAGCGGCGGCGGTTGTGATGTCGGCTGAGCGGGCTGCACAGTTGGGAATCAAGTCGATGGGGAAGTTCATTGCTTTTGCTTACGCCGGGTGCGATCCCGAAGAGATGGGGATTGGGCCGATTCATGCTATTCCAAAGGTGTTGAAGATGGCTGGCCTTTCGCTTGAGGATATTGATTTGTTCGAATTGAACGAGGCTTTTGCTGCGCAGTCGCTCGCGGTGTTGAAGGTGCTTGGGATTGATGCTGCGAAGGTGAATGTTAACGGAGGAGCGATTGCGCTTGGCCATCCGCTTGGTTGTACCGGGGCTAAGTTGACCGCGACGCTGTTGCGGGAGATGCCACGACGTAAGGCAAAGTACGGGATTGTGACGATGTGTGTTGGTGGTGGAATGGGCGCTGCTGGAATTTATGAGGCTGCGAATTAG